The genomic segment CCAGGGATCGCCGTGGAGCGCCGCAAGGGCGACCATCAGGGTCAGGCCGGCCACGCTTAAAGCGGCGCCGACGCCGTGGGTGATGGCATGGGCGATTTCTTCGCCGAGGGTATAGGGGGCTTCGGGATGTGCGTCCGGGCGTGCGTGTACAGATGTGCTCACGATTCCTCCAAAAGGCGGACCGGTATTGCTGGCTCCGAACAGCAGTCTCTACGTACACGAATGTTAAATCGGATACAAGGCGCAGTGCGCAACAACGGGTCAGGCGGCCGATTCCTCGCCGTGCTCGCGGGGGCTCCAGACGCACACGCGGTTGCGACCGGTTTCCTTGGCCCGGTAGAGGGCCTTGTCGGCGCACTCGATGAGGTCGCTCTTGGTGGCGGCGTGGTCGGGGAAGCAGGCGATGCCCAGCGAGATGGTAATCGAGAGCTCAAGCTCTCCCTCGCGCAGCTTGGTGCGGGCCACGTTCTTGCGGATGCGCTCGCAGACGTCCTTGACCCGCGCAAGCCGCGTCTCGGGAAAGACGAAGACGAATTCCTCGCCGCCGTAGCGGGCGACCAGGTCCATGTCGCGGATGCTCTGGCGGTAGATGCGCGAGAGGTGGCGCAGCACCGCGTCGCCGACCGGATGGCCGTAGGTGTCATTGAACTTCTTGAAGTGGTCGATGTCGGTGAGCACCACGCTCAGCGGGCGCTCGGTGCGCTGGGCGCGGCGCAGCTCTTCATCGAGACGTTCCTGGAAGGTGCGGTGGTTGCACAGGCCGGTGAGCCCGTCGGTTGTTGCCAGCGATTCCATCCGCTCGAAGAGGCGCGCGTTGAGCAGCGCGGCCGTGGCCTGCCGCGAGAGCAGCTCCAGCAGGCGCAGCACGAACGAGCCCTGGCGGCTGCGCTTGCGGCTGGCCAGCACCAGGCAGCCCAGCACGCCCTCGGCCGATTCCGAGGCGAAGGGCAGCAGCAGCACCCACTCAAAGCGCGGGAGTTTTTCTTTTGCGTGAAAGAGCGCGCGCGAGCCGCCCGAGTTCTGTGAGAGCGGCAGCGCCTGCCCGGTCTCGAGCACCCAGCCCGTGCGCGAGCCGTTTAAATCCACGGCAGCGCCCATGAGCTTGTCGGCCCCCTGCCCCACCGCAGCGCGAATGGTGGGCGCGCCGGTTGGCCCGGCGGGCACGGTGACCACGGCGCCAAGGTCGAAGTCGGCGATGCGGCGCGCCGAATCCAGCAGCGCGCCGGCGATCTCCTCGGCGCGAAGCGATCCCGAGAGCGTCGTGGAGGAAACGTACAAAGATCCGAGCTGGCGCTTCACCATGAGCACACAGAGCAGGGTGCGGGCGTTGGCGAGGATTTCCGAGACCTGGGTGGCCGCCATGAAGAAGGCCTGCTGGTGCTCGGGCGAGATGGCGCCCTCGACCGGCAGGTCGGCGCAGAGCACGCCCGAGGCGTGCTCGACTCTGCCGCCCACGGCCTCTTCGCTGCCGGGCGCGGGCACGGGCACCGCGAGGAAGCTGCCCACGTCGCAGCGCTCTTCAT from the Chrysiogenia bacterium genome contains:
- a CDS encoding diguanylate cyclase gives rise to the protein MRESRKSGAPSGRDQHAGGRGPLARQLALAATLLGFYALSLSAFWTDPSAYNWMHLVAGPALLALTALLFFETRGVFAESNHLSPAPAISLLVLVLSGVAATGGMEASPLAPVVFLLLALLASVQRIPHAALSALVCTGWSVAAFVRAGAPEDGLTQLLSLAVFYCFFSVGLGALIGFERARRRKLENVVRNLRSDRAELRAESVLGGGDEGEEPQKLASAIEGDLDDLARHIERSLYALVERLGKIVSARSCALYLLDSNGQLRLREAASSLELDARPRLAPGEGLIGWVLENGAPVVMNEFDGVRYRLPYYEERCDVGSFLAVPVPAPGSEEAVGGRVEHASGVLCADLPVEGAISPEHQQAFFMAATQVSEILANARTLLCVLMVKRQLGSLYVSSTTLSGSLRAEEIAGALLDSARRIADFDLGAVVTVPAGPTGAPTIRAAVGQGADKLMGAAVDLNGSRTGWVLETGQALPLSQNSGGSRALFHAKEKLPRFEWVLLLPFASESAEGVLGCLVLASRKRSRQGSFVLRLLELLSRQATAALLNARLFERMESLATTDGLTGLCNHRTFQERLDEELRRAQRTERPLSVVLTDIDHFKKFNDTYGHPVGDAVLRHLSRIYRQSIRDMDLVARYGGEEFVFVFPETRLARVKDVCERIRKNVARTKLREGELELSITISLGIACFPDHAATKSDLIECADKALYRAKETGRNRVCVWSPREHGEESAA